In Pelosinus sp. UFO1, one genomic interval encodes:
- a CDS encoding MFS transporter — protein sequence MIKKTNLLIFILTIGVFGILNTEMGMIGVLPFMAERFHVSISQAGLLVSLFALVVAISGPTMPLLFSGIDRKKVMLLVLGVFIAGNIVSIFATNFTIALIARVIPAFFHPIYCSLAFTVAAASTSQEEAPKAVAKVFVGVSAGMVIGVPVSNFIAGAASLEMAMVFFAVVNVIAFVATIFFVPSMPVKARISYGAQVSVLKKTTTWISIIAVVLMNGAVFGVFSYLAEYLERITKFSLHTISLVLLVYGLANILGSIIAGRLLTKNALKTVVAFPFVIGAVYVILFVTGQFTVPMALLTLALGTLGGIGGNINQYWISTAAPEAPDFANGLFLTAANLGTTMGTTVCGYFISGLGIKYVVLGGLLFSLLSIVFIFIRIYMQPGKTKFCYE from the coding sequence GTGATTAAAAAAACTAATTTACTTATTTTTATATTAACCATAGGCGTTTTTGGCATTTTAAATACGGAAATGGGGATGATCGGCGTATTGCCTTTTATGGCGGAGCGGTTCCATGTAAGTATATCCCAGGCGGGACTGCTCGTTAGTCTCTTTGCGCTGGTGGTCGCCATATCCGGCCCGACGATGCCGCTCTTGTTTTCTGGGATTGATCGTAAGAAGGTCATGCTGCTGGTATTGGGGGTTTTTATTGCCGGCAACATTGTTTCGATCTTTGCGACAAACTTTACGATTGCTCTGATTGCCCGTGTGATTCCGGCCTTTTTCCATCCGATTTATTGTTCTCTGGCGTTTACCGTAGCGGCTGCGTCGACCAGTCAGGAGGAAGCTCCTAAGGCTGTTGCAAAGGTGTTTGTCGGAGTATCGGCAGGGATGGTTATTGGCGTACCAGTCAGCAACTTTATTGCCGGGGCAGCTTCACTGGAAATGGCAATGGTGTTTTTCGCTGTCGTAAACGTGATAGCATTTGTTGCTACAATTTTCTTTGTACCATCCATGCCGGTAAAGGCAAGGATTTCTTATGGAGCACAGGTAAGCGTCTTAAAGAAAACAACGACCTGGATTTCCATTATTGCTGTTGTCTTAATGAATGGTGCAGTATTTGGAGTGTTCAGCTATCTGGCAGAATATCTAGAAAGGATTACAAAGTTTTCCTTGCATACAATAAGCCTCGTATTGCTGGTGTATGGTTTGGCAAATATTCTAGGCAGCATTATCGCTGGAAGACTGCTTACGAAAAATGCGCTGAAAACGGTAGTTGCTTTTCCGTTTGTAATAGGAGCAGTTTATGTTATATTATTCGTGACTGGGCAGTTTACGGTGCCTATGGCTTTGCTTACTTTGGCATTGGGAACTTTAGGCGGCATAGGGGGCAATATTAACCAATATTGGATTTCCACTGCAGCTCCGGAAGCACCTGATTTTGCGAATGGATTATTTTTAACAGCAGCTAACCTAGGAACGACCATGGGAACAACGGTATGTGGCTACTTTATATCCGGCCTCGGTATAAAGTACGTTGTGCTTGGGGGACTGTTATTTTCGCTGTTAAGTATCGTATTCATTTTTATAAGAATTTACATGCAGCCCGGGAAAACCAAGTTCTGTTATGAGTGA
- the rsmH gene encoding 16S rRNA (cytosine(1402)-N(4))-methyltransferase RsmH, with product MAPDHTLDEQEPKHQRRVRYKGTHPKNFKEKYKELQPEQYADDVAKIIQKGNTPAGMHISICVKEILDFLQITPGQIGLDATLGYGGHTLEMLKCLNSKGRLYATDVDPLELPRTKERLERLGYGPEILEIKQMNFSKIDQIIPESGLFNFVLADLGISSMQIDNPERGFSFKYEGPLDLRLNPKAGYSAASLLKKISQDELQDMLIENADEPHAEVIARAITSNIKKGTVISTTTELRNIITDALKYVQKVTKDDIKKSCQRTFQALRIDVNKEFDVLDEFLEKLPNALAPGGRVAILSFHSGEDRRVKKSFRQFFREGVYCEIAPDPIRASAEECHINSRARSAKLRWAIKS from the coding sequence ATGGCCCCAGATCACACATTGGATGAGCAAGAGCCCAAACATCAGCGACGTGTTCGCTATAAAGGCACTCACCCTAAGAATTTTAAAGAAAAATATAAGGAACTGCAACCAGAGCAATATGCGGATGATGTGGCAAAAATTATCCAAAAGGGCAATACGCCTGCTGGTATGCATATTTCAATCTGCGTTAAAGAAATATTGGATTTCTTACAAATTACACCGGGACAAATAGGCTTAGACGCAACACTAGGTTATGGTGGTCATACCTTAGAGATGCTTAAATGTTTAAATTCAAAGGGGCGCTTGTATGCAACGGATGTAGATCCTCTTGAATTGCCGCGCACCAAAGAGCGTTTAGAGCGTTTGGGTTATGGTCCCGAAATTTTAGAGATCAAGCAAATGAACTTTTCCAAAATAGATCAAATCATTCCCGAATCAGGGCTATTTAATTTTGTCTTGGCAGACTTGGGTATTTCCTCTATGCAAATAGATAATCCTGAAAGAGGCTTTTCATTTAAGTATGAAGGACCATTGGACTTAAGGCTTAATCCGAAAGCGGGTTACTCTGCAGCAAGCCTTTTAAAGAAGATATCTCAAGATGAATTACAAGATATGCTGATAGAAAATGCTGACGAGCCTCATGCCGAGGTAATCGCTCGTGCTATTACTTCCAACATTAAAAAAGGAACTGTTATATCGACAACAACTGAGCTTCGAAATATCATCACAGATGCTCTGAAATATGTTCAAAAAGTCACCAAAGATGATATTAAAAAATCTTGTCAACGAACCTTCCAAGCATTGCGGATTGATGTCAATAAGGAATTTGATGTATTAGACGAATTTCTAGAAAAGCTTCCTAATGCTTTGGCACCGGGTGGGCGCGTTGCCATACTTTCCTTTCACTCCGGGGAAGATCGTCGCGTTAAAAAATCTTTTAGACAATTTTTTCGTGAAGGCGTTTATTGTGAAATAGCACCCGATCCTATTCGGGCATCAGCAGAAGAATGCCATATCAATAGCCGTGCCCGTTCTGCCAAATTGCGTTGGGCAATCAAATCATAA
- a CDS encoding DUF4238 domain-containing protein, with protein sequence MPLDHYVSQVHLRNFYSQKLEVLMYAIRKTDLKSFKTNSESVCRIEEGNTNLYLQEDQRAVEKFLKGIEPKYNKALEKLTTNNIDQECVYVIAGFVAYVLTCSPAGMRIQSVPLKNFVEETERIIDSQGISIPPPSELGGESLTELLISDKVQLTIDPKYPQAIGIASISSLTAAFGNCIWDVLINPFDDTPFFTSDFPIAIEETEDIRIINRIVPLSPKIAIRIRPNLTIDRDHTDFSFSNFRYAVRKLSRKEVVGINRLIVRCAESVVFFRDDHEWISKFVKKNATFRIEMNTYRMPRGKGTLLGSMLKVVDNKRGIIS encoded by the coding sequence ATGCCGCTCGACCATTACGTGTCGCAAGTCCATCTCAGAAATTTCTACTCACAGAAGCTTGAAGTCTTAATGTATGCTATCCGAAAGACTGATCTAAAGTCATTCAAAACCAACTCGGAATCAGTGTGTAGAATTGAAGAAGGAAATACGAACTTGTACCTACAAGAAGATCAACGAGCAGTCGAAAAGTTTCTTAAAGGCATTGAGCCGAAGTATAATAAAGCGCTCGAAAAGTTAACAACTAACAACATCGACCAAGAATGTGTATATGTAATCGCTGGATTCGTCGCATATGTTCTCACGTGCTCACCAGCAGGTATGCGCATTCAGTCAGTACCGCTAAAGAATTTTGTTGAGGAGACTGAGCGGATAATTGACTCACAGGGGATATCTATTCCTCCACCATCTGAACTCGGTGGTGAAAGTCTAACCGAGTTATTGATCAGCGATAAGGTGCAACTAACAATCGATCCCAAATATCCACAGGCAATTGGCATTGCTTCGATATCCTCTCTGACAGCGGCGTTTGGGAATTGCATATGGGACGTTCTCATTAACCCCTTTGACGATACCCCTTTCTTTACAAGTGACTTTCCTATCGCAATTGAAGAGACCGAAGATATTCGTATTATCAATAGAATTGTTCCTCTTTCTCCGAAGATCGCGATTAGAATACGTCCCAATCTCACGATCGACAGAGATCACACTGACTTCTCTTTCTCAAACTTTCGCTATGCCGTTCGAAAGTTAAGTCGTAAAGAAGTGGTTGGCATTAACAGGCTAATTGTTCGTTGTGCTGAGAGTGTAGTATTTTTTCGCGATGACCACGAGTGGATTAGCAAGTTTGTGAAGAAAAATGCTACGTTTCGCATTGAAATGAATACATACAGGATGCCTCGTGGAAAGGGGACACTTCTTGGGTCTATGCTAAAGGTAGTTGATAACAAA
- a CDS encoding cyclophilin-like fold protein produces MKIKGSKKIFLLLLSVLLMFSLTACSAAKISGETAAGSSIFANSGSTMLNSESSKESKGSKKTSGVEGEKMRNAKITVGNKVFTAKFYDNETAQALVSKLPMTVNMSELNGKEKYYHLVENLPAQSTETPATIHAGEIMCWSSNSLVLFYNTYANSYGGYVKLGFIEDVSGLTEALGQGNVQVTFEVSK; encoded by the coding sequence ATGAAAATAAAGGGCTCAAAAAAAATCTTTCTTTTGCTGCTGTCTGTGCTTTTAATGTTCTCCCTGACTGCTTGCAGCGCTGCTAAGATCTCTGGAGAAACAGCAGCAGGCAGTTCAATTTTCGCCAATTCGGGTTCAACAATGCTAAATTCTGAGTCATCTAAGGAAAGCAAAGGGAGCAAGAAGACTAGCGGTGTTGAAGGTGAGAAAATGAGAAACGCGAAGATTACAGTAGGTAATAAAGTATTCACTGCGAAGTTTTATGATAACGAAACAGCACAGGCTTTAGTTTCAAAGTTACCGATGACTGTCAATATGAGTGAACTGAATGGCAAGGAGAAATATTACCATCTGGTGGAGAATTTGCCTGCCCAATCGACAGAGACGCCTGCAACAATCCATGCAGGCGAGATTATGTGTTGGTCTTCTAATTCCTTGGTGCTATTCTATAATACGTATGCCAATTCGTATGGAGGATACGTTAAGCTCGGGTTTATAGAAGACGTTTCCGGACTTACAGAGGCTTTGGGGCAGGGGAATGTGCAAGTGACATTCGAAGTTAGCAAATGA
- a CDS encoding helix-turn-helix domain-containing protein codes for MDNAQYILKQILEGKYQRIMQFISDGQEEHLWLDFKENSDPTRPGISGDDKKNYAKALSGFSNANGGVVVWGIKARKESSHSPDVACESKPIMNVKRFLTDLNSITGSALVPVNNGIQNQIIFVDNDESRDEGFVVTYVPETDGLPHRAMCRENIYYTRSGDSFYMLEHHQLADMFGKRQKPDLHIFYRLQKRQVGDKFKLELIVGIENKGRYLATYPALRLKPIQRLELSRFGVNGNSGGWVLFPQVQSHESIRDQGQLFSGGVNDTIYPQTKLEVAVLDSTIEIHRDQYIFEVNPNTTVFLFSYEIFCEGCPTKSGEVAVTEDKLKLFIEL; via the coding sequence TTGGATAACGCTCAATATATTTTAAAACAAATACTTGAGGGAAAATACCAAAGAATAATGCAGTTTATAAGTGACGGGCAGGAAGAGCATCTTTGGTTGGACTTTAAGGAGAACTCAGACCCAACGCGCCCAGGTATCTCAGGTGACGATAAAAAGAACTATGCCAAAGCTCTTTCTGGGTTCTCAAATGCCAACGGTGGAGTAGTCGTATGGGGTATTAAGGCACGAAAGGAGAGCAGTCATTCTCCTGATGTCGCTTGCGAATCTAAACCAATAATGAATGTTAAGCGCTTTTTAACGGACTTAAACAGTATAACGGGTAGTGCGTTAGTGCCAGTTAATAATGGTATTCAAAATCAGATTATCTTTGTCGATAATGATGAAAGCAGAGATGAAGGTTTCGTAGTTACATATGTTCCCGAAACAGATGGATTACCCCATCGTGCAATGTGTAGAGAGAACATTTACTATACCAGGTCAGGCGATAGTTTCTATATGTTAGAGCACCATCAGTTGGCAGATATGTTTGGAAAACGCCAAAAGCCAGATTTACATATTTTCTATCGTTTGCAAAAAAGGCAGGTTGGTGACAAATTTAAGTTAGAACTTATAGTAGGTATCGAAAATAAAGGGCGGTATCTTGCAACGTATCCTGCACTAAGGCTAAAGCCTATCCAACGCTTAGAATTATCTCGTTTCGGGGTTAACGGAAACAGTGGAGGGTGGGTACTCTTTCCTCAGGTTCAGTCCCACGAGTCAATTCGTGATCAGGGACAACTTTTCTCTGGTGGCGTTAATGATACCATATACCCTCAAACAAAGCTTGAGGTTGCAGTGCTCGACTCGACAATTGAAATTCATCGTGACCAGTACATATTCGAAGTAAATCCCAACACTACAGTATTCCTATTCAGTTATGAGATATTCTGTGAAGGATGTCCGACGAAAAGCGGTGAAGTAGCTGTTACAGAGGATAAACTTAAATTATTTATTGAATTGTAA
- a CDS encoding MerR family transcriptional regulator translates to MIISEVSEKYGMTQDALRYYERVGLIPPVPRKPNGIRDYDDYSCGWIEFIHCMRKTGVPVEVLVEYVQLYQQGSKTKEIRKELLLAELNRLDERIANLQATRKRLASKIENYDDLEKS, encoded by the coding sequence ATGATAATTTCAGAGGTCAGTGAAAAATATGGTATGACACAAGACGCATTGCGCTACTACGAACGAGTTGGTTTGATCCCACCGGTTCCGCGTAAACCAAATGGGATTCGCGACTATGACGATTACAGCTGTGGATGGATTGAATTTATTCACTGCATGCGGAAAACGGGTGTTCCAGTAGAAGTCCTTGTTGAATATGTCCAACTTTATCAGCAGGGAAGTAAAACAAAGGAGATAAGGAAGGAACTTTTACTGGCAGAATTAAACCGTTTAGATGAACGTATTGCAAATTTGCAGGCAACAAGGAAACGATTGGCCTCAAAAATTGAAAACTATGATGATCTTGAGAAATCTTGA